The Virgibacillus sp. MSP4-1 genome has a segment encoding these proteins:
- the rpsA gene encoding 30S ribosomal protein S1 yields the protein MDELNQGQSLNEGDVVTGKVVKVEEKHALVDIGYKAEGILPISELSNLHVEKISDVLSEGDEVSLKVKKIEEETTEDESEMEIILSKRLVDAEENWEKLENRLASGEVFEAEIKEVVKGGLVADVGLRGFIPASHVETHYVENFDDYKGKTLTLKVIETDREKNRVIVSHKAVEEEKQEKEKMDVLEKISAGDVLEGTVQRLTDFGAFVDIGGIDGLVHISQLSHEHVNKASDVLSEGETVKVKVLSVDRDNERISLSVKDVLPGPWEGIESKVKTGDVVEGTVKRLVNFGAFVEVLPGVEGLVHISQISDRHIGTPGEVLEAGQKVNVKVLDVSEENKKMSLSIREVENDQNKKEIEQYTKEQDQGTFSLGDVIGDQLGKLKE from the coding sequence ATGGATGAATTAAATCAAGGACAGTCTCTTAATGAAGGAGACGTAGTGACGGGAAAAGTAGTAAAAGTGGAGGAAAAGCACGCACTCGTAGATATCGGTTATAAAGCTGAAGGTATTTTACCTATTAGTGAATTGTCTAATCTTCATGTGGAAAAAATTTCAGATGTTCTATCTGAAGGGGATGAAGTTTCCCTTAAAGTAAAAAAAATAGAAGAAGAGACTACTGAAGATGAGAGTGAAATGGAAATTATCTTATCAAAACGTTTAGTTGATGCTGAAGAAAACTGGGAAAAGCTTGAAAATAGATTGGCAAGCGGCGAAGTTTTTGAAGCAGAAATTAAAGAAGTAGTAAAGGGCGGACTTGTAGCTGATGTTGGACTTAGAGGCTTTATTCCTGCGTCCCATGTTGAAACACACTATGTAGAAAACTTTGATGATTATAAAGGCAAAACTCTTACATTAAAAGTGATTGAAACAGACAGAGAAAAAAACAGGGTTATTGTTTCCCATAAAGCAGTTGAGGAAGAGAAACAGGAAAAAGAAAAGATGGATGTTCTGGAAAAAATCAGTGCGGGAGATGTTCTGGAAGGTACGGTACAAAGACTTACAGATTTCGGTGCTTTCGTAGATATTGGCGGTATCGACGGATTGGTACACATTTCACAACTCTCGCATGAACATGTAAACAAAGCTTCTGATGTTTTATCTGAAGGTGAAACGGTTAAGGTAAAAGTTCTGTCCGTTGACCGGGACAATGAACGTATTTCCCTATCTGTTAAGGATGTATTGCCGGGTCCATGGGAAGGCATTGAATCAAAGGTAAAGACAGGCGATGTCGTTGAAGGAACTGTCAAACGACTGGTAAACTTTGGTGCCTTTGTTGAAGTGCTGCCGGGTGTAGAAGGTCTTGTTCATATTTCCCAGATTTCCGATCGTCATATAGGAACACCTGGTGAAGTACTGGAAGCAGGACAAAAAGTCAATGTAAAAGTACTGGATGTAAGTGAAGAGAATAAAAAGATGTCCCTTAGTATACGTGAAGTTGAAAATGATCAGAATAAAAAAGAAATTGAACAGTATACAAAAGAACAGGACCAGGGTACGTTTTCACTGGGCGATGTGATTGGCGACCAGCTTGGTAAATTAAAAGAATAA
- a CDS encoding 1-acyl-sn-glycerol-3-phosphate acyltransferase encodes MLYRLGKFLSLVILKSIFRIKVTGKENIPSEGPVIICSNHISNLDPPVVGMTSPRTIHFMAKGELFNNKWLGGLLRRLNAFPVRRGMKDRQALREGLNILKDNHTLGLFPEGTRSKTGEVQRGLAGAGFFALRSDAVIIPCAIIGEYKPTRQLKVVYGEPVPMDQLRSEKASAQVVVDQIMNEIQKLRDIHKNNSN; translated from the coding sequence ATGCTTTATCGATTGGGAAAATTCCTTAGTCTGGTTATTCTAAAAAGCATATTCAGAATAAAGGTGACAGGCAAAGAAAATATTCCAAGTGAAGGACCAGTCATTATCTGTTCAAATCATATATCCAATCTGGACCCTCCTGTTGTTGGAATGACAAGCCCCCGTACAATCCATTTCATGGCTAAGGGTGAATTGTTCAATAACAAGTGGCTTGGTGGATTACTTCGCAGGTTAAATGCTTTTCCTGTCCGCAGAGGGATGAAGGATAGGCAGGCATTGCGTGAAGGTCTTAATATACTAAAAGACAACCATACACTGGGTTTATTTCCGGAAGGGACACGAAGTAAAACCGGGGAAGTACAAAGAGGACTGGCCGGTGCAGGATTCTTCGCTCTACGTTCGGATGCTGTGATTATTCCTTGTGCCATTATCGGTGAATATAAACCAACCAGGCAACTAAAGGTTGTGTATGGGGAACCGGTGCCAATGGATCAATTGCGATCAGAAAAAGCTTCTGCCCAGGTCGTTGTAGATCAGATTATGAATGAGATTCAAAAATTAAGGGATATACATAAAAACAATAGCAATTAG
- the cmk gene encoding (d)CMP kinase — MKKDIAIAIDGPAAAGKSTVAKIVAKHLSYVYIDTGAMYRALTLKAIQHQLNADNETEIVELLNHTSIQFKQNDEQQLVYLDDADVTHEIRSQEVTHHVSDVSKHKEVREEMVKRQQQLARSRGVVMDGRDIGTHVIPDAEVKVFLIASVDERAKRRHKENIEKGYPSNLEELKQEIQRRDQIDSQREVSPLIKAEDAIEIDTTSYTINEVAERILEIVSSKI, encoded by the coding sequence ATGAAAAAAGATATTGCCATTGCGATTGATGGACCGGCAGCAGCCGGGAAGAGCACTGTCGCAAAAATTGTTGCAAAACATCTATCCTATGTATATATTGATACTGGAGCGATGTATAGAGCACTAACTTTAAAAGCCATACAACACCAGCTGAATGCAGATAACGAAACAGAAATAGTGGAATTATTAAATCATACAAGCATTCAGTTTAAACAAAACGATGAACAGCAGCTTGTGTATCTGGATGATGCTGATGTAACCCATGAAATTCGCTCTCAGGAAGTCACACACCATGTTTCGGATGTTTCCAAACATAAGGAAGTGCGTGAGGAAATGGTGAAGAGGCAGCAGCAATTAGCCAGAAGCAGAGGCGTTGTTATGGATGGACGTGATATTGGAACACATGTTATTCCAGATGCTGAAGTGAAAGTATTCTTAATTGCTTCCGTTGATGAAAGAGCAAAGCGAAGACATAAAGAAAATATAGAAAAAGGGTATCCGTCCAACTTAGAGGAATTAAAGCAGGAGATACAGAGAAGAGACCAGATCGATTCACAGAGGGAAGTTTCTCCGCTCATAAAGGCAGAGGATGCCATAGAGATAGACACTACTTCCTATACAATAAATGAGGTAGCAGAACGTATATTAGAAATAGTATCTTCAAAAATATAA
- a CDS encoding DUF5359 family protein: MIRFERILKWTLIFLFLLLILTQWLVIHTDINTYINPVYKYIGVQKLF; this comes from the coding sequence ATGATTCGGTTCGAGCGGATCTTAAAGTGGACATTAATTTTTCTGTTTCTTTTGCTGATTCTTACTCAATGGCTGGTCATTCATACTGACATCAATACATATATCAATCCTGTATATAAATATATTGGGGTACAAAAATTATTCTGA
- a CDS encoding flagellar brake protein yields the protein MKVGTVLSLSYIEEGGQSIQSYTSKIIDMDDEECLIQYPVNDDTGRTSFFIEGRSFNVQFVGKDEVVYSFPAQVMKRKKINSIPVLALSIPAEESFTSVQRRNYVRVLVALDVSVHPQRRDVPAFTTTTIDVSGGGLAIRTPDHIKLNKNDQLDIWVVLPFKNKEYQYVHAYAKVMRQIKKQSNIMVTSLMFDEISTDDREQMIRFCFQKQIDKKRITRNRHNSTRNRG from the coding sequence ATGAAAGTTGGAACAGTATTGTCCCTGTCATATATAGAGGAAGGTGGACAGTCCATACAAAGCTACACCAGTAAAATTATAGACATGGATGATGAGGAATGCCTGATACAGTATCCTGTGAATGATGACACAGGCCGTACTTCTTTTTTCATTGAAGGCCGTTCATTTAATGTCCAATTTGTCGGCAAAGATGAGGTGGTCTACTCATTTCCTGCTCAAGTGATGAAGCGCAAAAAGATTAATTCCATACCAGTATTAGCGCTATCCATTCCTGCAGAAGAATCCTTTACCTCTGTGCAGCGACGAAATTACGTCCGGGTATTAGTGGCACTGGATGTTTCGGTTCATCCGCAAAGAAGAGATGTACCTGCTTTTACTACGACGACCATCGATGTAAGTGGCGGGGGACTGGCTATACGTACACCTGATCATATCAAATTGAACAAAAATGATCAGCTGGATATATGGGTTGTATTACCTTTTAAAAACAAGGAATATCAATACGTGCATGCGTACGCTAAGGTTATGCGTCAAATTAAAAAGCAGTCAAATATAATGGTCACTTCTCTTATGTTTGATGAAATTTCCACAGATGACCGGGAACAGATGATTCGTTTTTGTTTTCAAAAGCAGATTGATAAAAAGAGAATAACCAGAAACCGGCATAATTCAACAAGGAATCGGGGATAG
- the ypeB gene encoding germination protein YpeB, whose amino-acid sequence MLRWLFIAVLSVAVVGTAFWGYQEHQEKNAILIQAENNYQRSFHDLTYHIDSLHDKIGTVLAMNSPRSVSPQLAEIWRITSDAHSEVGQLPLSLLPFNKTEEFLSNIGDFSYRTAVRGLDKEPLNDEETKMLEKLYQQSGEIKRELRNVQHLALENNLRWMDVQLALVNHDQPADNTIIDGFKTVEKNVETFSESSFQEQLNGVSKNDDKEIKLEGGNINKKEVKSIAGDVFQLKDGDLKITSSGDGSDIKVYSASFEQDNKHGYMDITEKGGYVISMILNRDIGEKSIGLHDGMKKAEQFLKGLGYENMEAYNSAEYSNVGVYSFAYNQDDVRIYPDSVQVKVALDNGDVVGLSARDFLVNHQERDVNEPDITMEEAKKEVNPNVEIQEESLAVIDNDLGEEVLVYEFLGTLGEDTYRIFINASDGFEERVERLKSTEVKFDTSA is encoded by the coding sequence ATGCTACGCTGGCTATTTATCGCAGTCCTGTCCGTTGCAGTTGTAGGAACTGCATTCTGGGGATATCAGGAACACCAGGAGAAAAATGCTATTTTGATTCAGGCAGAAAATAACTACCAGCGATCCTTCCATGATTTAACCTATCATATTGATTCCTTGCATGACAAAATCGGCACGGTATTAGCCATGAATTCCCCGAGGAGCGTATCACCCCAGCTGGCGGAAATATGGCGAATCACCTCTGATGCCCATTCTGAGGTAGGACAGCTCCCACTATCTTTATTACCTTTTAATAAAACAGAGGAGTTTCTGTCTAATATTGGGGATTTCTCTTATCGTACCGCTGTGAGGGGGCTGGATAAAGAGCCCTTGAACGATGAAGAAACCAAAATGCTGGAAAAGCTTTATCAGCAGTCCGGTGAGATTAAGCGGGAGCTGCGTAATGTCCAGCATCTGGCATTGGAAAATAATTTAAGATGGATGGATGTACAATTGGCACTGGTTAATCATGATCAGCCTGCCGATAATACGATTATAGACGGCTTTAAAACTGTTGAGAAAAATGTAGAGACCTTCTCGGAAAGCAGCTTTCAGGAGCAGTTGAATGGTGTATCAAAGAATGATGATAAGGAAATCAAATTAGAAGGCGGGAACATTAATAAAAAGGAAGTGAAGTCTATAGCGGGGGACGTTTTTCAGTTGAAAGACGGAGATTTAAAAATAACGTCCTCGGGTGATGGCTCAGATATAAAGGTTTATAGTGCATCCTTTGAACAGGACAATAAACACGGATATATGGATATTACCGAAAAAGGCGGGTATGTTATTTCGATGATTTTAAACCGGGACATTGGAGAAAAATCCATTGGCCTTCATGACGGGATGAAAAAAGCGGAACAATTCTTAAAAGGACTGGGCTATGAGAATATGGAGGCCTATAATAGTGCGGAATACAGTAATGTCGGTGTCTATTCATTTGCTTATAATCAGGATGATGTACGAATATATCCGGATTCCGTTCAGGTAAAAGTTGCTCTGGATAACGGGGATGTGGTTGGGTTGTCCGCAAGGGATTTTTTAGTCAATCATCAGGAACGTGATGTCAATGAACCTGATATTACAATGGAGGAAGCCAAAAAAGAAGTTAATCCTAATGTTGAAATACAGGAAGAATCACTGGCTGTTATTGATAATGACTTAGGAGAAGAGGTTCTTGTCTATGAATTCTTAGGTACTTTAGGTGAAGACACATACCGTATATTTATAAATGCCTCCGATGGTTTTGAGGAAAGGGTCGAGCGCTTGAAGTCCACCGAAGTAAAATTTGATACATCTGCTTAA
- the sleB gene encoding spore cortex-lytic enzyme: MKMNGKKFLLCSIVFLLMMIIPLSSFEVQKSEAFSPRILQKGSSGDDVIELQSRLQYLGFYKGKIDGLFGWGTYWAVRNFQSDYKLEVDGLVGSATKNKLEKASQYNKQWVHEQLRNGREFTYYGGTPLEQQTKKKGGNGKSNQQQQQKGNQPQNNQQQNQGNQQNNNTPPQPTSVNVPSGYSQNDIKLMANAVYGEARGEPYTGQVAVAAVILNRVESPTFPNTVSGVIFEPRAFTAVADGQIWLEPNDKAREAVIDALNGMDPSGNALYYFNPATATSDWIWSRPQIKKIGKHIFCK, encoded by the coding sequence ATGAAGATGAATGGCAAAAAGTTTCTTTTATGTTCCATTGTTTTTTTACTCATGATGATCATTCCTCTATCAAGCTTTGAAGTACAGAAATCGGAAGCCTTTAGTCCCCGTATTTTGCAAAAGGGATCTTCAGGAGATGATGTAATCGAACTTCAGTCAAGATTACAATACTTAGGATTTTACAAGGGGAAAATTGATGGTTTATTTGGCTGGGGTACCTATTGGGCTGTCCGGAACTTTCAATCTGACTATAAATTAGAGGTAGATGGGTTAGTAGGATCGGCTACCAAAAATAAGCTGGAAAAAGCAAGTCAATATAATAAACAATGGGTACACGAGCAACTGAGAAATGGAAGAGAATTCACGTATTATGGCGGAACACCTCTGGAACAGCAAACCAAAAAGAAGGGTGGAAACGGTAAGTCAAATCAGCAGCAACAACAAAAAGGAAATCAGCCACAGAATAATCAGCAGCAAAATCAAGGGAATCAGCAAAATAACAATACACCGCCACAGCCAACTTCTGTAAATGTACCATCAGGATACTCGCAAAATGATATTAAATTAATGGCGAATGCCGTCTATGGTGAGGCCAGGGGAGAACCGTATACAGGACAGGTAGCGGTTGCTGCCGTCATCCTGAATCGGGTGGAAAGTCCAACATTCCCAAATACCGTTTCAGGAGTTATTTTCGAGCCAAGAGCCTTTACAGCTGTTGCTGATGGACAGATCTGGCTGGAACCAAATGATAAGGCCAGGGAGGCTGTTATTGACGCTCTGAACGGAATGGATCCTTCAGGGAACGCCTTGTATTACTTTAATCCTGCGACAGCCACGTCAGACTGGATTTGGTCCAGACCCCAAATTAAAAAGATTGGGAAGCATATCTTTTGTAAATAA
- the prsW gene encoding glutamic-type intramembrane protease PrsW, which produces MVGLISASIAPGFALLTFFYLKDRFDSEPLSMVLRAFIFGALLVFPIMFIQYGFSVEDVGQHPFIQSFLLTGMLEEFFKWFIFLYVIYEHVHFDNHYDGIVYGVAISLGFASLENLLYLFANGIEYALSRAVFPVSSHALFGAIMGYYMGRNKFYPVKSYRMITVALFIPSVLHGIYDFLLQTIQSNWIYVMIPFMVFLWVFAMRRVKRANDYTEKRQVLHFQKNKKTV; this is translated from the coding sequence ATGGTCGGTTTAATATCCGCCAGTATTGCGCCGGGTTTCGCACTATTAACCTTTTTCTATTTAAAAGACCGCTTTGACTCCGAGCCTTTATCTATGGTGTTAAGAGCTTTTATATTCGGAGCGCTACTTGTTTTTCCTATTATGTTTATTCAATATGGATTTTCTGTCGAGGATGTTGGACAGCATCCATTTATTCAAAGTTTTCTTCTGACTGGTATGTTAGAGGAATTTTTCAAATGGTTTATCTTTCTATATGTGATTTATGAACATGTTCATTTTGACAATCATTATGATGGGATTGTCTACGGTGTAGCTATCAGTTTGGGATTTGCCAGTCTGGAAAATCTCTTATACTTGTTCGCGAATGGTATTGAGTATGCTTTAAGCCGGGCTGTCTTTCCGGTGTCTTCCCATGCTTTATTTGGTGCCATCATGGGGTATTATATGGGCAGGAATAAATTTTACCCGGTAAAATCCTATCGTATGATCACTGTAGCTCTCTTCATACCCTCCGTTCTCCATGGCATTTACGATTTTTTATTACAAACGATTCAAAGCAATTGGATATATGTAATGATTCCGTTTATGGTGTTCTTATGGGTGTTTGCGATGCGGAGAGTAAAACGGGCAAATGATTATACGGAAAAACGACAAGTATTACACTTTCAGAAAAACAAAAAAACAGTGTGA
- a CDS encoding asparaginase, whose translation MSKVILITTGGTIASAVNEESGKLTSGALTGEELAGLCDLPGDIHVEVDSMLQKPSMHLTFEDYMDIRSRIYSYFEDEDVDGIVLTHGTDTLEETAYFLDLTIHDARPVVVTGSQRSPGELGSDVYINLRHAIYSAQSNDLRNAGTVVVFNERIFAAKYVKKEHASNIQGFNAFGFGYLGIIDNDEVYVYQKPLKRETYSVAHSVPRVDIIKCYINGEGTLIKAARENGAEGIVLEGVGRGQVPPLMMPEIKRSIAEGIKVVITTSSEEGAVYTTYDYEGSAHQLVKEGVILGKDYDSKKARIKLAVLLASGCKNIPGQF comes from the coding sequence ATGAGCAAAGTTATTTTAATCACTACAGGTGGAACGATAGCCAGTGCGGTTAATGAGGAATCAGGCAAATTAACTTCAGGCGCACTAACCGGTGAAGAGCTGGCTGGATTATGTGATTTACCGGGAGATATTCATGTAGAAGTTGATTCCATGCTGCAGAAGCCGAGTATGCATTTAACCTTTGAGGATTATATGGATATCAGAAGCAGAATCTATTCTTACTTTGAGGATGAGGATGTTGATGGAATTGTCCTTACCCATGGTACAGATACGCTTGAGGAGACAGCCTATTTTCTCGACTTAACCATTCATGATGCGCGGCCTGTTGTAGTGACTGGCTCACAGCGATCCCCGGGAGAATTAGGCAGTGATGTATATATTAACTTAAGACATGCTATTTATTCAGCTCAAAGCAATGATTTAAGAAACGCCGGCACAGTCGTCGTTTTTAACGAACGGATTTTTGCTGCTAAGTATGTAAAAAAAGAGCATGCATCAAATATCCAGGGCTTTAATGCGTTCGGTTTTGGTTATTTAGGTATTATTGACAATGATGAGGTGTATGTATATCAAAAGCCTTTGAAACGGGAGACGTATTCCGTGGCGCATTCTGTCCCCAGAGTCGATATTATTAAATGTTATATTAATGGTGAAGGGACATTGATTAAAGCCGCAAGAGAAAATGGCGCAGAGGGGATTGTACTTGAAGGTGTCGGAAGAGGACAGGTGCCCCCTTTAATGATGCCTGAGATTAAACGCAGCATAGCTGAAGGTATTAAGGTTGTGATTACCACCAGTTCTGAAGAGGGAGCTGTATATACAACCTATGATTATGAAGGTAGTGCACATCAATTGGTTAAAGAGGGTGTGATCCTTGGAAAGGATTATGATAGTAAAAAAGCCCGCATTAAATTAGCCGTACTTCTGGCATCGGGATGTAAAAATATACCCGGGCAATTTTAA
- a CDS encoding YpdA family putative bacillithiol disulfide reductase, translated as MITEKVIIIGAGPCGLATALALKKQGIDPLVIEKGNVVQSLYRFPTHQTFFSSSDRLEIGEIPFITEKQKPVRNEALTYYRTVAEREQLRINTFEKVESVTGMDHSFLVRTQKRSGKQEEYQAKYVVAATGYYDQPNHMGIKGEDLNNVTHYFKEAHPYFNTDVVVIGGKNSAVDAALELVKAGARVTVIYRGSEYSKSIKPWILPLFDSLVRKGIVTMIFNGKVTEITEDKVFYTVNQEEMEIKNDFVFAMTGYHPDHSFLTSMGILMDEATGRPDFNERTMESNVENIYIAGVIAAGYNNNEIFIENGRFHGDQIARSIAEKEMK; from the coding sequence ATGATTACAGAAAAAGTCATCATTATTGGAGCTGGACCCTGTGGTTTGGCTACTGCATTGGCATTAAAAAAACAAGGAATTGATCCATTAGTTATCGAAAAAGGAAATGTGGTTCAGTCTTTATACCGCTTTCCAACACACCAGACCTTTTTTAGTTCAAGTGATCGTCTGGAAATTGGCGAGATCCCTTTTATCACAGAAAAGCAAAAGCCAGTTCGAAATGAAGCATTAACGTATTATCGAACAGTAGCAGAAAGAGAGCAACTCAGAATTAACACCTTTGAAAAAGTGGAAAGTGTGACTGGAATGGATCATTCATTTTTGGTACGAACGCAGAAAAGAAGTGGAAAGCAGGAGGAATATCAGGCCAAATATGTTGTGGCTGCTACAGGTTATTACGATCAGCCTAATCATATGGGTATAAAGGGTGAGGATCTGAATAACGTCACTCATTACTTTAAGGAAGCACATCCGTATTTTAATACAGATGTTGTTGTGATTGGCGGGAAGAACTCTGCGGTCGACGCTGCTTTGGAATTAGTGAAGGCGGGTGCGAGAGTAACCGTTATCTATCGGGGCAGTGAATATTCAAAGAGCATTAAACCGTGGATATTACCTCTTTTTGACTCTTTAGTTCGAAAAGGAATCGTTACGATGATTTTTAATGGGAAGGTAACTGAGATTACAGAGGATAAGGTTTTCTATACGGTTAATCAGGAAGAGATGGAGATAAAGAATGACTTTGTATTTGCCATGACAGGTTATCACCCTGATCACAGCTTTTTAACCTCGATGGGTATCCTTATGGATGAAGCAACAGGTCGTCCTGATTTTAATGAAAGGACGATGGAAAGCAATGTTGAAAATATCTATATAGCTGGGGTGATTGCAGCAGGCTATAATAATAATGAGATTTTTATTGAAAATGGACGTTTCCATGGGGATCAAATTGCCCGCTCTATTGCAGAAAAAGAAATGAAATAA
- a CDS encoding Glu/Leu/Phe/Val dehydrogenase: MVADKPAESSNEKSENLDALKSTQTVIKKALDKLGYPEEAYELLREPVRIMTVRIPVRMDNGQIKVFTGYRAQHNDAVGPTKGGVRFHPEVNEKEVKALSIWMSLKAGIVDLPYGGGKGGIICDPREMSFRELEGLSRGYVRAISQVVGPTKDIPAPDVFTNSQIMAWMMDEYSRIDEFNNPGFITGKPLVLGGSHGRDTATAKGVTICVEEAAKLKGIDLNGARVIIQGFGNAGGYLSKFMHDAGANVVAISDAQGALYDPDGLDIDYLLDRRDSFGSVTNLFENTISNEEMLELDCDILVPAAIANQITAKNAHNIKAKIVVEAANGPTSLEGTKILADRDILLVPDVLASSGGVTVSYFEWVQNNQGYYWTEEEVQEKLKTVLVKSFHNVYETSVNRKIDMRLAAYMVGVRKMAEAARFRGWI; the protein is encoded by the coding sequence ATGGTTGCCGACAAACCAGCAGAATCGTCAAATGAAAAAAGCGAAAATCTAGATGCGCTAAAATCTACTCAAACAGTTATTAAAAAAGCACTGGATAAATTGGGATATCCAGAGGAAGCTTATGAGTTATTGCGTGAACCCGTTCGAATTATGACTGTACGAATACCCGTAAGGATGGATAACGGTCAAATAAAAGTTTTTACAGGATACCGTGCTCAGCATAATGATGCAGTAGGGCCTACGAAGGGCGGAGTTCGTTTCCATCCGGAGGTCAATGAAAAGGAAGTAAAGGCACTATCAATTTGGATGAGTTTAAAAGCAGGCATTGTAGATTTACCATACGGTGGTGGAAAGGGCGGAATTATCTGTGATCCTCGTGAAATGTCCTTCCGTGAACTTGAAGGGTTAAGCCGTGGCTATGTGCGGGCGATAAGTCAGGTTGTGGGACCAACGAAAGATATTCCTGCCCCTGATGTATTTACCAATTCTCAGATTATGGCCTGGATGATGGATGAATATAGCAGGATTGATGAATTTAATAACCCTGGTTTTATTACTGGAAAGCCTCTTGTTCTTGGTGGATCTCATGGCAGGGACACAGCTACGGCCAAAGGGGTAACCATTTGTGTTGAAGAAGCTGCTAAATTAAAAGGAATAGACTTAAACGGCGCCCGGGTCATTATTCAGGGATTTGGTAATGCTGGAGGATATTTATCAAAATTCATGCACGATGCAGGAGCTAATGTAGTAGCGATATCTGATGCTCAGGGAGCTCTTTATGATCCGGATGGTCTGGATATTGATTACTTATTGGATCGGCGCGACAGCTTCGGTTCCGTTACAAATCTGTTTGAAAATACCATTTCAAATGAAGAAATGCTTGAGCTGGATTGCGATATTCTTGTACCCGCAGCTATAGCGAATCAGATCACAGCAAAAAATGCCCATAATATTAAAGCCAAAATTGTTGTGGAAGCAGCAAATGGTCCTACATCCCTTGAAGGCACAAAAATACTGGCAGACCGGGATATTCTTCTGGTGCCTGATGTGCTGGCTTCTTCGGGCGGTGTTACAGTAAGCTATTTCGAATGGGTACAGAATAACCAGGGATATTACTGGACAGAAGAAGAAGTTCAGGAAAAGCTCAAAACGGTACTTGTGAAATCATTCCATAATGTTTATGAAACCTCTGTTAATCGAAAAATTGATATGAGACTGGCTGCATACATGGTTGGTGTTAGAAAAATGGCTGAAGCAGCTCGTTTTCGTGGTTGGATATAA
- a CDS encoding genetic competence negative regulator has protein sequence MRIERLDSNRFKIFLTFDDLMERGFTKDELWYDFPKTHQMFQDMLFEASDEIGMEIDGNLLVNVHMLHAQGMLIVVTQDMEYIDEEYIEMKVTLDQNKEFMYCFTDFESVIQVSSHLTHLGIQKASVFYWNHHYYMKLFDEDLQYLNKENVIAVMSEFSSPSTVTSARLREYGRLIVENDAVQVIQSYFL, from the coding sequence ATGCGTATTGAGCGCCTGGATTCTAACCGATTTAAAATATTTTTAACCTTTGATGATCTAATGGAAAGAGGTTTTACAAAGGATGAACTGTGGTATGACTTTCCTAAGACTCATCAAATGTTTCAGGATATGCTGTTTGAGGCCAGTGATGAAATTGGTATGGAAATTGACGGAAATCTGCTGGTAAACGTCCATATGTTACATGCTCAAGGTATGCTGATTGTCGTTACACAGGATATGGAATACATTGACGAAGAATACATTGAAATGAAAGTCACTCTCGATCAAAATAAAGAATTTATGTACTGTTTTACTGACTTTGAATCTGTCATTCAAGTTTCAAGCCACCTTACCCATTTAGGTATACAGAAAGCATCTGTTTTTTATTGGAATCATCATTACTATATGAAATTATTTGATGAAGATTTACAGTATCTGAATAAGGAAAATGTTATAGCGGTCATGTCGGAGTTCTCTTCACCAAGTACAGTTACTTCTGCACGTCTTAGAGAATATGGCAGGCTGATTGTAGAAAATGATGCTGTACAGGTAATCCAAAGTTACTTTTTATAA